DNA sequence from the Pichia kudriavzevii chromosome 4, complete sequence genome:
AGTTGTTCAGTTGTAGTCGTCGAAATCGTCCCTGAAATTCCGTAGCTGACTACTCTCTTGGGTTTCTTGGTTGTAGTTATCATCGTCCTCCTCACTATCGCTGTCATCGCCCGGCTGCGCAAGACCAGGTGTGAGACCGTTGACTGATATGTAGCCTCTGCTGACCTTCTCGCTGAAATTGTCGAGCTTGCTTATACGTGCACGTAGCTGGTCTCTTTCATTGGAGTTTTTGAGCTTGTCCTTTGTGGATTCCTTAGATATTAGATTCAGCACATCATTCTGCAGCTCCTGGAGGTCGGAGTCGCTGGTTATAGAGTCGAGTCTTTTAAGAGCATCGATTTTCCGTGCAACGAGATCGTTTATGAGCTTATCGTCACCATTTTGCAGCTTTGTAAGCATGTCAATCTTCTCATTCAGTATCtggtttcttttcaaattcttgtTACGCAGCTTCCGttccttcaacttgaacttcttcatttctGACTTGGAACGCTTCTTCTGTGATTGCGCCTTGGACTCCAAGATGCTCGACGCATTATGCTTCACGGATTTGGAGATCTTCTTATCGGAGGTTTGCAGATACGTGGACAATAAGTTGTCAACTGTAGACAGCgactttttctttgtggATCTGTTCTTGAACATGGTTGAATGGGGGCAAGAGGGCGAACGAAGATGCGGAACTCAGAGACTGGAAGAAACGTATACgactttctcaatttcCACCAACTAATGGAAACTGTAACAAccaactgaaaaaaaaaaagttcaaatagaaaaggaaaaaaatgaaaatatgttagtgataattttttttttcatgttcaaTTGAGGGAGCAACAACACGGAGAAAGCTCTTTTaaggggaaaaaatatcaagattATCGTATTCGCTGATACATTTGACGAGCCACTCGattcaataacaaaaatttCGGTTTATCaatatacaaaaaaaaacaaaaacaaacaaatacGGGAGCAAAAACGTGTGAGAGACAAGAGGGAACAAGGAGAAGGCCCCATATCAAATGGGAAGTTcatgaaagaaaaaagtaaaagagAGGAAGGAGGGAGGAagggagagaaaaaaatataacGAAGCAAGAGCAACAGAAAACTATAGAATATCCATTAGGACAGTGGAATCAAAGTTTTGGGTCCAACTTCTTCTGTGACAATGCATCCTTTAGTTCATTGACAGCAACTGTTAGGTAGTATGCCATTTCCTCCGGTTTTAGGTTCATTGGGTTTTCCTTGAACGCAGTGATGTTGATGTGTAACCAGTCTGAGTTGATCATGTAAGCCAAGCCCAAACCCTCTGGAACAACAGGAGACCAGCCATACCCGTTGAAATTCTCCGAGGATAATTGGGAAGTTGATAGGTACCAGTAACTGGAATAGTTGAAGATTGggttattgaaaaacttatcCACTATAGGGGTCTGTTCTTCAACCATTTGCTTCAAGCCAAAAAGGTGTCTATCAACACCTTCACCATTGGACGCTAAACGGATATAGTTGTTGTGTGATTTCAAGGCCAAATCGAGggatttcaattttctctcCACGGGGACAGTTGGGTTTTCCCAGTCTTTGACAAATTGGAGGGCTTCCAATGATACGCTCCTACAAGTTTCGGTTCTACCTTTGAAGAACCTCCTAGTTGAAGCAGATTCATAGGTTGGTTTCAAAGTCCCGGTATATTTATAATATGCCAATTGGATCAACATCTGAACAAATGAATCTGGTGAACATTTAAACAATTTAATGTCATTTTTACCAAGACCAAAATATTGCCAAGTTTTAATACTTAAGGAACCAACagtttctttaaatttcaccatttgattttggatttctttgGACAATTTTCCATTAATGTCGAATTTCAATTCAATGGATTGTATATTGTCATTTCTGTTTAAATCGGATGGGGagagtttgaaatttttcatctcttCAACCAACCAATCATTCATTCTCAAAGTGGGGGTTCCATCCATTTTGGAATGTTCACCCAAAAACCCTgaatttccatttctcGATACAAACATTTGTACTGGTTTATCAAACCATCTATTAAATCCATTTCCATGCCAagaatttcttgatttctccTCAATGGTAGTTGGGGAATTATCATCAAGACATAAAACAAACAATGATTTATTGATATCTAATAAATTGGAAACATTTTgacttgaaattgaagataatatttgataattttcAAACCATTCATCTCTATTTGACGAAGTCAATATACCAATAGGATTAGGATTTTCCCCCCTTAAATTACaagttttctcaatttgaATGAGTTGATTATAAATCTCATtaaatgataaaatttcatcatttcttGAATCATGAGTGAACAATTTAAATACCCAACCTTTTGATAAGATAATTACAAACCTACCCTCTTTAGGATCGTATTTGACATTAATGTCGCGTTTCGCATTTGGAATTCTAGAATTATTAAACATCCATTTAAAGGATTCCATACAAAATGGGGAATTTTTGACAAGTTCTGGAGTTAATGATTCGTCTTCAATGGATTTGGAGAATTCTAAAACTTTGAGAATAATAAAGGTTGATTTGAGTAACTGATCATTAGAAAGGACGTTCTTATATTTAACGTCTCCatggttgaagaaatacgAGACAAAAGGTGAAACAGGGTCTCTATATTCCAAATAAGCGTAATTATCCCAAAATTCGGCTAACCAGTTTCTCTTATTTGAGGCAAACTTAATTAATTTCTCTTGTAGTTTGATACCTTCATCAATGgcaaatttatcaataattGCCGCATAGTTTATATATTCTGTATCTCGTTCACCATCTTTATAAAAGGGTTTGATGGATTCCTTGTATAACTCCAACGTGTGTTGTAGAGGAGGCACGGGCAAGGAGGGTAACTTCTCTTGATACTTGTATAATTGGCGGGCCATTTTCGATAAGCGCATTATGGGTTCAACGTGTTAATGTTAATGTTAATATTAATGTCAATGTCAAGAGATGAGTAATGATGATGGTCCTACAATGTCCTTCAAAGACAAACTTAACACGACAACACACTACAATACATCCAAATCTTAGAGGAACCCTACATGGTTAAATACCAATTGCCCTTCATAGAACCCTTGTAGCTCTAACTGTCCATCTGCATTGTCCTCTTCTCTCCTCTTCATTCCAACTGGTAATTGCATAGATAGCCCTTCCATTAGACGTCATTCAAATATGTGATAAAATAAATCCCCCGAACTCCGCTGAGCCATCTTCTCATAAAGGATCAACCGCTCTACCGAAATTTCATCACTCATTTATCCAATGTCTTGTTTATCCAATGTCTTGTTTATCCAATGACTTGTTTATCCAATGTCTTGTTTATCCAATGacttgtttattttgtcTACATCATCTATCTCGTCTACATCGTTCATCTAAACTTGTACTGATTGCCCCCCCCTTCTGGcaatgacaatgacaatCCTAACTTTTCGCATCCCCCCCATCAACCTCATAAATAAACGCCATCTCCCCCGCTTTCCCCGCCCATCCGCGATTACCGCTTGCACAAACTAAAAACTTCCCATTCTCGTCATGGGCCAACTGAGAAACAACCCCGCCTGCATGGCCGGGGAGAATGGTGCATTTCCCAGTGTTGCGGTCCCACACTCTAACGGCATCCTGACTCCCCACGGCTATATATTGTGAATTACCCCCATTATCTTTAGGGGGGAAAATACTAACAGAACTAACGGGTCCACTAGCGGGGGGTAATTTTAATATATCCAATGGAGTTGCCCCCCCTTGTTGATCTTCACAATTGTTGGTTAATTTACGTAAATCCCAAATTTCAACAGTACTATTTCGACGACCAACACATACGATTGTATTAGAACTTACATTACAATCAGATGGACCGTCCATATGAGACACAGCAGCACCCATACACCACGGCGGCGTCCCCTTCAACAGTGGGATCTGTACAATGCCATTGCCATTATTGGCATTAGAACGTATGTCATAAAGACAGACTCTTCCATCAATACTGGCACTCATAAACCCTTGTCCCGTATAATATTCCAAGACACTGATTTGTCCACTCATACCATCGTAGTCCCGGCTCAAGACTCCTTGGTTCAAATCCCATTCGCAGATCTTGCGGTCCCAACCTCCACTAAGGAAACTTTGGTTATCATTATAACTGGCCAGAGCAGAAACAGTGGATGTATGtccttgttgaaaaacCCATTGTATTGAACCCTCTTGTGATCGTACACTGTGTAGTGCAATGGAACCATTACTAAGACCACTCAAGAGCCAGTGGCCCTCTCGCTGTGCATAAAGAGAATACACGGGGGAGAGATGGGGCTCATAATAAGATGACGACGTATTTGTGCCCGTATTAGTTGTAGTGGTTTTGACCTTGGTGGAAGATAGAAAGGCTTGTTTAGATTGAGGAACTTCGTTCTCCCAATAGGAGCAAATGACCCCACCATAATGGACACTGTCTACAAGTTGGTGTCGTTGTGAGAGAGTTAGGGGAGACTTCCCCTCAACACTTGCAATAAAGTCGTACTTGCGGATCATTCCGTCTTCGCCGCCGGTAAACATCCATTGTGGGCCTCTTGTCAATGCCACGCTGTATACCGAGGGTGAATGTGGTATGGCCACTATTGGCGTAATGTCTTTCATCTGGTATACGATATTTATGTTACCTCTTTATATGTGTTTGAATGTTTGAGTGTTTGAGTGTTTGAATGCGTTTGAATGTTTGTATATGTTTGTCTTTGGTTCTCACTAATGTACTCTCTGccaagaaaataaacacCCAATCTTCTAAGTGTACAATGACTCAATGTGTACACTAGATATGtgtatttttattttcaatattgttCAATGTCTCCCTTTGGATGAGAGtttgttcaaattcatgtacgtttcttttttcttacCGCGCtcgccttttttttttatcacgctccccctttttttttaccgCGCtcaccttttttttttccatgtcAAAAATTGTCACCGTTCCTTACAGTGTGTGCAAATTGTACATGGATCTAACAAGACTATATTTGCCATTACAACTAGCATTGGGCCGTATAGTCTCTCCAGCTATACCAATAATAGGACCATGTCTGTTGTTACAAGATCTCTCACCTTTGCCTACCCAAACTCCACACAGGGCTTGCATAACATCGACCTTACACTCCCTCTTGGGGGGAAGATTCTCCTTGTGGGACCTAATGGAGCAGGTAAGTCCACCTTGTTGAAGATCTTAGCAGGCAAGAAACTCATTTCCAGTGGTGAGATTGAGCTCTTTGGCATTGACCCTTTCAACCTACGTGAGAACTGGAAATTGAATGAGAAGAATATCGTCTACTTGGGGACAGAATGGGCCAACAATGAGATTGTCAAACGTGACATTGGTGTCCATGAATTGGTTGAGTCCGTTGGTGGGTCCCATTTCCCGGAACGTAGGGCCCTTCTCATTGACATACTTGAGATCGACGTCAATTGGAGAATGAACAAATGTTCCGACGGCGAGCGTCGTCGTGTACAGTTGGCAATGGGTCTACTTAAACCATTTGATTTGCTGTTATTAGACGAAGTTACTATTGATTTGGACGTTCTAGTGAGACAGAAACTTCTTAATTTCCTCTACGATGAAACAACCACTCGTAATGCCTCCATCATTTATGCAACCCATATCTTTGATGGATTGGGAACTTGGCCAGATACAGTCATTCATCTCAACCGGGGGGAAATCGCAGAGTCTCACAATCGTAATAACATCTCCTTCACCAATACTCCAGGTGTAGCACAAAACGGCCTTCAGTTACTCATTGGGAGAGTATCGTCCTTGTATCCGCTCGCGTTATCCTGGCTCCAGAAGGACCGTGAGTAACTTTTG
Encoded proteins:
- a CDS encoding uncharacterized protein (PKUD0D00470); translation: MFKNRSTKKKSLSTVDNLLSTYLQTSDKKISKSVKHNASSILESKAQSQKKRSKSEMKKFKLKERKLRNKNLKRNQILNEKIDMLTKLQNGDDKLINDLVARKIDALKRLDSITSDSDLQELQNDVLNLISKESTKDKLKNSNERDQLRARISKLDNFSEKVSRGYISVNGLTPGLAQPGDDSDSEEDDDNYNQETQESSQLRNFRDDFDDYN
- a CDS encoding uncharacterized protein (PKUD0D00480; similar to Saccharomyces cerevisiae YML042W (CAT2); ancestral locus Anc_5.512), which produces MRLSKMARQLYKYQEKLPSLPVPPLQHTLELYKESIKPFYKDGERDTEYINYAAIIDKFAIDEGIKLQEKLIKFASNKRNWLAEFWDNYAYLEYRDPVSPFVSYFFNHGDVKYKNVLSNDQLLKSTFIILKVLEFSKSIEDESLTPELVKNSPFCMESFKWMFNNSRIPNAKRDINVKYDPKEGRFVIILSKGWVFKLFTHDSRNDEILSFNEIYNQLIQIEKTCNLRGENPNPIGILTSSNRDEWFENYQILSSISSQNVSNLLDINKSLFVLCLDDNSPTTIEEKSRNSWHGNGFNRWFDKPVQMFVSRNGNSGFLGEHSKMDGTPTLRMNDWLVEEMKNFKLSPSDLNRNDNIQSIELKFDINGKLSKEIQNQMVKFKETVGSLSIKTWQYFGLGKNDIKLFKCSPDSFVQMLIQLAYYKYTGTLKPTYESASTRRFFKGRTETCRSVSLEALQFVKDWENPTVPVERKLKSLDLALKSHNNYIRLASNGEGVDRHLFGLKQMVEEQTPIVDKFFNNPIFNYSSYWYLSTSQLSSENFNGYGWSPVVPEGLGLAYMINSDWLHINITAFKENPMNLKPEEMAYYLTVAVNELKDALSQKKLDPKL
- a CDS encoding uncharacterized protein (PKUD0D00490; similar to Saccharomyces cerevisiae YLR055C (SPT8); ancestral locus Anc_8.43); this encodes MKDITPIVAIPHSPSVYSVALTRGPQWMFTGGEDGMIRKYDFIASVEGKSPLTLSQRHQLVDSVHYGGVICSYWENEVPQSKQAFLSSTKVKTTTTNTGTNTSSSYYEPHLSPVYSLYAQREGHWLLSGLSNGSIALHSVRSQEGSIQWVFQQGHTSTVSALASYNDNQSFLSGGWDRKICEWDLNQGVLSRDYDGMSGQISVLEYYTGQGFMSASIDGRVCLYDIRSNANNGNGIVQIPLLKGTPPWCMGAAVSHMDGPSDCNVSSNTIVCVGRRNSTVEIWDLRKLTNNCEDQQGGATPLDILKLPPASGPVSSVSIFPPKDNGGNSQYIAVGSQDAVRVWDRNTGKCTILPGHAGGVVSQLAHDENGKFLVCASGNRGWAGKAGEMAFIYEVDGGDAKS
- a CDS encoding uncharacterized protein (PKUD0D00500; similar to Saccharomyces cerevisiae YFL028C (CAF16); ancestral locus Anc_8.42); amino-acid sequence: MCTLDMCIFIFNIVQCLPLDESLFKFMYVSFFLPRSPFFFITLPLFFYRAHLFFFHVKNCHRSLQCVQIVHGSNKTIFAITTSIGPYSLSSYTNNRTMSVVTRSLTFAYPNSTQGLHNIDLTLPLGGKILLVGPNGAGKSTLLKILAGKKLISSGEIELFGIDPFNLRENWKLNEKNIVYLGTEWANNEIVKRDIGVHELVESVGGSHFPERRALLIDILEIDVNWRMNKCSDGERRRVQLAMGLLKPFDLLLLDEVTIDLDVLVRQKLLNFLYDETTTRNASIIYATHIFDGLGTWPDTVIHLNRGEIAESHNRNNISFTNTPGVAQNGLQLLIGRVSSLYPLALSWLQKDRE